From one Thalassobaculum sp. OXR-137 genomic stretch:
- a CDS encoding GNAT family N-acetyltransferase, with amino-acid sequence MKQITVSIRSAETSDAVGLARVQIETWRDAYVGMLPDEALIDLDEMRAAVRWTRLVAHLEEPDRLSVAVVDGDVVGFCHGGSGRRAVSAALGAADRMAEIYALYVDPSFQSLGIGRALLGHVAQGLESDGFTALTILTLESNRHGRRFYETLGGAAGEAVPSVITGAPIDQTPYVWSDLSVLVRRIETAQG; translated from the coding sequence ATGAAACAGATCACCGTCTCCATCCGGTCCGCCGAAACGTCGGATGCCGTCGGGTTGGCCCGCGTCCAGATCGAGACGTGGCGCGATGCCTATGTGGGCATGCTGCCGGACGAAGCGCTGATCGACCTCGACGAGATGCGCGCGGCCGTCCGCTGGACGCGGCTGGTTGCCCATCTCGAGGAACCGGACCGGCTGTCGGTGGCGGTGGTCGATGGCGACGTGGTCGGCTTCTGCCATGGCGGAAGCGGCCGGCGCGCCGTGTCCGCGGCCCTGGGCGCCGCCGACCGGATGGCCGAGATCTATGCCCTGTACGTCGATCCCAGCTTCCAGAGCCTCGGCATCGGCCGCGCCCTGCTTGGCCATGTGGCGCAGGGACTCGAGTCGGACGGTTTCACCGCGCTGACGATCCTCACCCTGGAGAGCAACCGTCACGGCAGGCGGTTCTATGAGACCCTCGGCGGGGCGGCAGGCGAGGCGGTTCCCTCGGTGATCACCGGCGCGCCGATCGACCAGACTCCCTATGTCTGGAGCGATCTTTCGGTTTTGGTGCGCCGCATCGAGACCGCCCAGGGTTAG
- a CDS encoding tetratricopeptide repeat protein produces the protein MADIFREVDEELQQERAATLWKKYGGWVIALCVGIVLAVAGNVFWRQYQANAQAEQAAAYATASDLLGEDKPREAAQAFAALADTGDAGYAAIARLSQAAALVEADDIPAAAETYMAIANDASVPAPYGDLARLHGVRLRIGAADAATLHGDLAPLLTPGNAWEPLARETEAAISIQQGDTDAARETLKLIADNPATPARLRQRASELLQALGG, from the coding sequence GTGGCCGACATCTTCCGGGAAGTCGACGAAGAACTGCAGCAGGAGCGCGCCGCGACGCTGTGGAAGAAGTATGGCGGATGGGTCATCGCGCTCTGCGTGGGCATCGTCCTGGCCGTCGCCGGCAACGTCTTCTGGCGTCAGTATCAGGCGAACGCCCAGGCCGAACAGGCTGCCGCCTATGCCACCGCGTCCGACCTGCTCGGCGAGGACAAGCCGCGCGAGGCCGCCCAGGCCTTCGCCGCGCTCGCCGATACCGGGGATGCCGGGTATGCCGCCATCGCCCGTCTGAGCCAGGCCGCCGCCCTGGTGGAGGCCGACGACATTCCGGCCGCCGCCGAGACCTACATGGCGATCGCCAACGACGCCTCGGTGCCCGCGCCCTATGGCGACCTCGCCCGGCTGCACGGCGTGCGGCTGCGCATCGGCGCGGCCGACGCGGCGACGCTGCACGGCGACCTGGCGCCGCTCCTGACCCCCGGCAACGCCTGGGAGCCGCTGGCCCGGGAAACCGAGGCGGCCATCTCGATCCAGCAGGGCGATACCGACGCTGCCCGGGAGACGCTGAAGCTGATCGCCGACAACCCGGCCACGCCGGCCCGGCTGCGCCAGCGCGCCAGCGAGCTTCTTCAGGCACTGGGCGGGTGA
- a CDS encoding SDR family oxidoreductase, producing MKLDLTGKRAIITAGAQGIGRKTAEVFAAAGATVYTCDLDVDALEDAKATIPGLQGVPCDVGDAAAFQDFMDRGIETLGGLDIMVNNAGTAGPTAPVEEVSLEDWTACLTVNLTSAFLGTQKAVPALIKSGGGSIVNLSSAAGKFGFPLRSPYSAAKFGIVGFTRTCAMELGPHGIRVNCVQPGPVEGARIDRVIRAKAEAGGISENEMRTKMADVTLMKRFVTAGDIAHQILFICSEAGRNITGQSLSVDAGLEGLA from the coding sequence ATGAAACTCGATCTGACGGGCAAGCGCGCCATCATCACCGCCGGCGCCCAGGGCATCGGCCGCAAGACCGCCGAGGTCTTCGCCGCGGCCGGCGCCACCGTCTATACCTGCGACCTGGACGTGGACGCGCTGGAGGACGCCAAGGCGACCATTCCGGGCCTGCAGGGCGTGCCCTGCGACGTCGGCGACGCGGCCGCCTTCCAGGACTTCATGGACAGGGGGATCGAGACCCTGGGCGGGCTCGACATCATGGTGAACAACGCCGGCACCGCCGGGCCGACCGCGCCGGTGGAAGAGGTGTCGCTGGAGGACTGGACCGCCTGTCTGACCGTGAACCTGACCAGCGCCTTCCTCGGCACCCAGAAGGCGGTGCCGGCGCTGATCAAGTCGGGCGGCGGCAGCATCGTCAACCTGTCCTCGGCGGCCGGCAAGTTCGGCTTCCCGCTGCGCAGCCCCTATTCGGCGGCGAAGTTCGGCATCGTCGGCTTCACCCGCACCTGCGCCATGGAGCTCGGCCCGCACGGGATCCGCGTGAACTGCGTCCAGCCGGGTCCGGTGGAGGGTGCGCGCATCGACCGGGTGATCCGGGCGAAGGCGGAAGCCGGCGGCATCTCCGAGAACGAGATGCGCACCAAGATGGCCGACGTGACCCTGATGAAGCGGTTCGTGACGGCGGGCGACATCGCCCACCAGATCCTGTTCATCTGCTCCGAGGCCGGCCGCAACATCACCGGCCAGTCGCTCAGCGTCGATGCCGGGCTGGAGGGGCTGGCGTAA
- a CDS encoding nucleoside hydrolase: MTPHPSPSDPSSGTAPAGAASEDIVIDCDPGIDDAIAILLAAACPDRVRMAAITATHGNVGLALTARNARKVLTLAGRSDVPVHAGCPRPLTAPIHDAAHIHGGNGLGGVDLPDGAGGIDDAHGVDALIAEAERGRTLVAVGPLTNVAVTLIKRPETAARWRRLVIMGGGVARGNVTPQAEFNIFTDPEAARTVLTTTLWPAEARPVLFPLDATHQALLSPAWIADLAASGGTVCRTAAAMLGGYETPSTAERGGKAVHDAMAVAWTIRPELFETRPARVDVVTDTGPSRGRTVADFASSEPTADIVTGVDAPAFIDWLKDRLVALDAARPGD; encoded by the coding sequence ATGACCCCCCATCCTTCCCCGTCCGATCCCTCATCCGGCACCGCGCCCGCGGGTGCGGCCTCCGAAGACATCGTCATCGACTGCGATCCCGGCATCGACGACGCCATCGCCATCCTGCTGGCCGCCGCTTGCCCCGACCGGGTGCGCATGGCGGCGATCACCGCCACCCACGGCAATGTCGGCCTGGCCCTGACCGCCCGCAACGCCCGCAAGGTGCTGACGCTGGCCGGCCGATCGGACGTGCCGGTCCATGCCGGCTGTCCGCGCCCGCTGACCGCGCCGATCCACGACGCCGCCCATATCCACGGCGGCAACGGACTCGGCGGGGTGGACCTGCCGGACGGCGCCGGCGGCATCGACGACGCGCACGGCGTGGATGCGCTCATCGCCGAGGCCGAGCGGGGCCGCACGCTGGTCGCGGTCGGGCCGCTGACCAACGTGGCCGTGACCCTGATCAAGCGGCCCGAGACCGCCGCGCGCTGGCGCCGGCTGGTGATCATGGGCGGCGGCGTGGCCCGCGGGAACGTCACCCCCCAGGCCGAGTTCAACATCTTCACCGACCCGGAGGCAGCCCGCACCGTGCTGACCACGACCCTGTGGCCGGCGGAGGCGCGCCCGGTGCTGTTTCCGCTCGACGCCACCCATCAGGCGCTGCTGTCGCCGGCCTGGATCGCCGATCTCGCCGCGTCGGGCGGCACCGTCTGCAGGACCGCGGCGGCCATGCTGGGCGGCTACGAGACCCCCAGCACGGCGGAGCGCGGCGGCAAGGCGGTGCATGACGCCATGGCGGTGGCGTGGACCATCCGGCCGGAGCTGTTCGAGACGCGGCCGGCGCGGGTCGATGTGGTGACCGACACCGGTCCGTCGCGCGGCCGCACGGTCGCCGATTTCGCCTCGAGCGAACCGACGGCCGATATCGTGACCGGCGTGGACGCGCCGGCTTTCATCGACTGGCTGAAGGACCGGCTGGTGGCGCTGGACGCCGCCCGCCCCGGCGACTGA
- a CDS encoding DUF2794 domain-containing protein, with amino-acid sequence MENLIRLPSTRKSVRHFFFTRNELGQLLSLYASRVAAGEWRDYALDRHDDMAVFSIFRHTHERPLYSVSKTQRRGQKRPTFALFAGPKRLKSSSSLLDVLAVFEKLPRLVRS; translated from the coding sequence ATGGAAAATCTCATCCGTCTCCCGAGCACGCGCAAGTCGGTCCGCCACTTCTTCTTCACCCGCAATGAACTGGGGCAGCTTCTGTCGCTGTATGCGAGCCGCGTGGCCGCCGGCGAATGGCGGGACTACGCGCTGGACCGGCACGACGACATGGCGGTGTTCTCGATCTTCCGCCACACCCACGAGCGGCCGCTGTATTCGGTGTCGAAGACCCAGCGCCGCGGCCAGAAGCGCCCGACCTTCGCCCTCTTCGCCGGCCCGAAGCGGCTGAAGAGCAGCAGCAGCCTGCTCGACGTGCTCGCGGTGTTCGAGAAACTGCCCCGGCTCGTGCGGAGCTGA
- a CDS encoding hydrolase codes for MSFRNGLASLLRPEDSVLVMIDHQPFQLANLHSHDPQMVVNNSAGLSKAAKAFKVPTILTSVLADRGGLIFPQITEVFPGQEVIDRTLINTWEDKTVVDAVTATGRKQLIIAGLWTEVCVAMPAIQAAGEGWDVTVVTDASGGVSVEAHQVAIQRMLAAGVNMMTWLAVAAEWQRDWAREETAEGVTEVMLQHAAGSGIAFFWEQQLLNTPVPGGAA; via the coding sequence ATGTCCTTCCGCAACGGTCTCGCATCGCTTCTTCGCCCTGAAGACTCGGTCCTGGTTATGATCGACCACCAGCCGTTCCAGCTCGCAAACCTGCACAGCCACGATCCGCAGATGGTGGTGAACAATTCGGCCGGCCTGTCCAAGGCCGCCAAGGCTTTCAAGGTGCCGACCATCCTGACCAGCGTGCTGGCCGACCGCGGCGGGCTGATCTTCCCGCAGATCACCGAGGTGTTTCCGGGCCAGGAGGTGATCGACCGCACCCTGATCAATACCTGGGAGGACAAGACCGTCGTCGACGCCGTCACGGCGACCGGCCGCAAGCAGCTCATCATCGCCGGCCTGTGGACCGAGGTCTGCGTCGCCATGCCGGCGATCCAGGCGGCCGGCGAGGGCTGGGACGTCACCGTGGTCACCGATGCCAGCGGCGGGGTCTCGGTGGAGGCCCACCAGGTGGCGATCCAGCGCATGCTCGCCGCCGGCGTGAACATGATGACCTGGCTTGCGGTGGCGGCCGAATGGCAGCGCGACTGGGCCCGCGAGGAGACGGCGGAGGGTGTGACCGAGGTCATGCTTCAGCACGCCGCCGGCAGCGGCATCGCGTTCTTCTGGGAGCAGCAGTTGCTGAACACCCCGGTGCCGGGCGGCGCCGCCTGA
- a CDS encoding PilZ domain-containing protein: protein MSATLASGSQNADRRRARRISAPMTVVIGNAPYAIGDWSLGGLRVLEYSGALEPGDSTAMRVFVPTAGPGALFRTNGEVRRKDEADGSVGVAFNDLDSVAFDTLNRYFRERLLRGVL from the coding sequence ATGTCAGCCACCCTCGCCTCGGGCAGCCAGAACGCAGATCGCCGCCGCGCCCGTCGCATCTCCGCGCCCATGACCGTGGTCATCGGCAACGCCCCCTACGCCATCGGCGACTGGAGTCTGGGCGGCCTCCGGGTTCTCGAATATTCCGGCGCGCTGGAGCCGGGCGACAGCACCGCCATGCGCGTCTTCGTGCCGACCGCCGGCCCGGGCGCCCTGTTCCGCACCAACGGCGAGGTCCGGCGCAAGGACGAGGCCGACGGATCGGTCGGCGTGGCGTTCAACGATTTGGATTCGGTCGCCTTCGACACGCTGAACCGGTATTTTCGCGAGAGATTGCTCCGCGGCGTCCTCTGA
- a CDS encoding DUF3126 family protein, with protein MTPKEIAQVQAYLRNRFSNNRIALVPRANKDDSVEVTLDDEFLGVIFRDDEDGEVCYQFNMTVLDIDLASL; from the coding sequence GTGACCCCGAAGGAAATCGCTCAGGTACAGGCGTATCTGCGCAATCGCTTTTCGAACAATCGGATCGCCCTCGTCCCGCGCGCGAACAAGGACGATTCCGTCGAAGTCACGCTGGACGACGAGTTCCTCGGCGTCATCTTCCGCGACGACGAGGACGGCGAGGTCTGTTACCAGTTCAACATGACCGTTCTGGATATCGACCTGGCGTCGCTCTGA
- a CDS encoding DUF3830 family protein, translating to MPSALTVTAGPLTFEAKFEEAAAPKTVAAFRKQMPFVSKAVHVRWSGEGVWLPLGDLEFGVGYENHTSYPAPGQILLYPGGISETEILLAYGGVQFASKMGQLAGNHFITITSGLENLAELGRLCLWEGAQPISFEER from the coding sequence ATGCCGAGCGCCCTCACCGTCACCGCCGGACCCCTCACCTTCGAGGCGAAATTCGAGGAGGCCGCGGCCCCGAAGACCGTCGCCGCCTTCCGCAAGCAGATGCCTTTCGTCAGCAAGGCGGTGCATGTCCGCTGGAGCGGCGAAGGCGTGTGGCTGCCGCTCGGCGACCTGGAGTTCGGCGTCGGCTACGAGAACCACACAAGCTATCCCGCACCGGGCCAGATCCTGCTCTATCCGGGCGGCATCAGCGAGACCGAAATCCTGCTGGCCTATGGCGGCGTGCAGTTCGCCTCGAAGATGGGCCAGCTCGCCGGCAACCACTTCATCACCATCACCTCGGGCCTGGAGAACCTGGCCGAGCTGGGCCGCCTGTGCCTGTGGGAAGGGGCGCAGCCGATCTCCTTCGAGGAGCGCTGA
- the guaA gene encoding glutamine-hydrolyzing GMP synthase, translating to MTDRVLILDFGSQVTQLIARRVRENGVYCEIFPFNVDPERIRDFGAAGIILSGGPSSVYGEDAPRAPELVFEMGVPILGICYGSQLLCHQLGGTVEKSDEQEFGRAEITVKDSCLLFDGLFTPGTVEPVWMSHGDRIAAVPPGFKTVATTPSAPFASFANEEKRIYGLLFHPEVVHTPRGGQLLRNFTHKVVGLKGDWTMAAYKDQAIAKIREQVGDGKVICGLSGGVDSSVAAVLIHEAIGDQLTCVFVDHGLLRAGEAEEVDRLFRQHYNIPLITRDASDVFLGELEGVDDPEVKRKTIGRLFIDVFDEEANKIDGARFLAQGTLYPDVIESVSPTGGPSVTIKSHHNVGGLPDYMKLALVEPLRELFKDEVRALGRELGLPETLVGRHPFPGPGLAIRVPGAITREKLDILRKADAIYLDEIRKAGLYDEIWQAFAVLLPVRTVGVMGDARTYDYACALRAVTSSDGMTADYYPFPHDFLGRTATRIINEVRGINRVTYDITSKPPGTIEWE from the coding sequence ATGACCGATCGCGTTCTTATCCTGGATTTCGGCAGCCAGGTCACACAGCTGATCGCCCGCCGGGTACGCGAGAACGGCGTCTACTGCGAGATCTTCCCCTTCAACGTCGATCCCGAGCGCATCCGAGACTTCGGCGCCGCCGGCATCATCCTGTCGGGCGGACCCTCCTCGGTCTATGGCGAGGACGCGCCCCGCGCCCCCGAGCTGGTCTTTGAGATGGGCGTGCCGATCCTCGGCATCTGCTACGGCTCCCAGCTCCTGTGCCACCAGCTCGGCGGCACGGTGGAGAAGAGCGACGAGCAGGAATTCGGCCGCGCCGAGATCACCGTCAAGGACAGCTGCCTGCTGTTCGACGGCCTGTTCACCCCCGGCACGGTCGAGCCCGTCTGGATGAGCCATGGCGACCGCATCGCCGCCGTCCCGCCGGGCTTCAAGACCGTCGCCACCACCCCGTCCGCACCCTTCGCCTCCTTCGCCAACGAGGAGAAGCGGATCTACGGGCTGCTGTTCCATCCGGAGGTGGTGCATACCCCGCGCGGCGGCCAGCTCCTGCGCAACTTCACCCATAAGGTCGTCGGCCTGAAGGGCGACTGGACCATGGCCGCCTACAAGGACCAGGCGATCGCCAAGATCCGCGAGCAGGTCGGCGACGGCAAGGTGATCTGCGGCCTGTCCGGCGGCGTCGACAGCTCGGTGGCGGCCGTGCTGATCCACGAGGCGATCGGCGACCAGCTCACCTGCGTGTTCGTCGATCACGGGCTGCTGCGCGCCGGCGAGGCGGAGGAGGTCGACCGCCTGTTCCGCCAGCACTACAACATCCCGCTGATCACCCGCGACGCCAGCGACGTCTTCCTGGGCGAGCTCGAGGGCGTCGACGACCCGGAGGTCAAGCGCAAGACCATCGGCCGCCTCTTCATCGACGTGTTCGACGAGGAGGCCAACAAGATCGACGGCGCGCGCTTCCTGGCCCAGGGCACGCTGTACCCGGACGTGATCGAGAGCGTGTCGCCGACCGGCGGCCCGTCGGTCACCATCAAGTCGCACCACAATGTGGGCGGCCTGCCGGACTACATGAAGCTGGCGCTGGTGGAGCCGCTGCGCGAGTTGTTCAAGGACGAGGTTCGCGCGCTCGGCCGGGAGCTGGGCCTGCCGGAGACCCTGGTCGGCCGCCACCCGTTCCCGGGGCCGGGCCTCGCCATCCGCGTGCCCGGGGCGATCACCCGCGAGAAGCTCGACATCCTGCGCAAGGCCGACGCGATCTATCTCGACGAGATCCGCAAGGCCGGCCTGTACGACGAGATCTGGCAGGCCTTCGCCGTCCTGCTGCCGGTGCGCACCGTCGGGGTGATGGGCGATGCCCGCACCTACGACTACGCCTGCGCCCTGCGGGCGGTGACGTCGAGCGACGGGATGACGGCGGATTACTACCCGTTCCCCCACGACTTCCTCGGCCGCACCGCCACCCGCATCATCAACGAGGTGCGCGGCATCAACCGGGTGACCTACGACATCACCTCCAAACCGCCGGGGACGATCGAGTGGGAGTGA
- a CDS encoding polysaccharide deacetylase family protein has protein sequence MNRDLKGYGGTPPHPHWPADARLAVSFVVNVEEGAELSVSLGDERNEAVYEIVEEVVGVPDPAKDTHFDYGTRAGYWRIMELFDRYGAKAQMNCCARALTLSPWLARDMAARGHEIACHSYRWERHANMDEAHERDVIARCVAEIREAAGVRPLGWHTRSAASPNTRRLLVEEGGFLYDSDHYGDDLPMILEVGGRPHIVLPYAFDTNDMRFQRGGGFHFAEDFARYCCDAIDWLWEEGRTAPKMLSIGLHLRIIGRPGRIAGLARVLEHIQAKGGIWVARRDEIARHWRRLNGLSDFDPAAADPATKT, from the coding sequence ATGAACCGCGACCTGAAGGGCTACGGCGGCACCCCGCCGCATCCGCACTGGCCGGCCGACGCCCGGCTGGCGGTGTCCTTCGTCGTCAATGTGGAGGAAGGGGCGGAACTCTCCGTTTCCCTCGGCGACGAGCGCAACGAGGCGGTCTACGAGATCGTCGAGGAGGTGGTCGGCGTCCCCGACCCGGCCAAGGACACCCATTTCGACTACGGCACCCGTGCCGGCTACTGGCGGATCATGGAGCTGTTCGACCGGTACGGGGCGAAAGCGCAGATGAACTGCTGTGCCCGCGCCCTCACCCTGTCGCCCTGGCTGGCCCGGGACATGGCGGCGCGCGGCCACGAGATCGCCTGCCACTCCTACCGCTGGGAGCGCCACGCCAACATGGACGAGGCGCATGAGCGCGACGTCATCGCCCGCTGCGTGGCGGAGATCCGCGAGGCCGCCGGCGTGCGCCCGCTCGGCTGGCACACCCGCTCGGCGGCCAGCCCCAACACCCGGCGCCTGCTGGTCGAGGAAGGCGGGTTCCTCTACGACAGCGACCATTACGGCGACGACCTTCCGATGATACTGGAGGTCGGGGGCCGCCCCCATATCGTCCTGCCCTACGCCTTCGACACCAACGACATGCGGTTCCAGCGCGGCGGCGGGTTCCATTTCGCCGAGGATTTCGCCCGCTACTGCTGCGACGCCATCGACTGGCTGTGGGAGGAAGGCCGCACGGCGCCCAAGATGCTTTCCATCGGCCTGCATCTGCGGATCATCGGTCGTCCGGGCCGCATCGCCGGCCTCGCCCGGGTGCTGGAGCATATCCAGGCCAAGGGCGGCATCTGGGTCGCCCGGCGGGACGAGATCGCCCGCCACTGGCGCCGGCTCAACGGACTGTCCGACTTCGATCCGGCCGCAGCCGATCCGGCCACGAAAACGTAG
- a CDS encoding sulfotransferase — MTPDEFTRIVSPTVLANKSFNKIFCIGYNKTGTTSLEQVLRLYGYRLPDQHEQEIRLSKQVFSTNYQEMKGYCSRFDAFQDMPFSQGLTYVAADALFPDSKFILTERDSDAWFASMCNFHRKVFQAGEMSKLTEEDIRDRFTYLYPGYVHDTKTMLLSVFRGGEREVRWDKLYDKDYYVGMYESRNAEIKRYFSNAPDKLLVIDITQEQDTAKICEFLNIPTHMKIAVPHSNQT, encoded by the coding sequence ATGACGCCAGACGAGTTCACGAGAATTGTTTCGCCGACCGTTCTGGCCAACAAGTCTTTCAACAAGATTTTCTGCATCGGCTACAATAAGACGGGCACGACGTCCTTAGAACAGGTGCTGCGGCTTTACGGATATCGGCTTCCCGATCAGCACGAGCAGGAAATCCGCCTCAGCAAACAGGTGTTCTCGACCAACTACCAGGAGATGAAGGGGTACTGCAGCCGGTTCGACGCCTTTCAGGACATGCCCTTTTCCCAGGGGCTGACCTATGTGGCGGCGGATGCGCTGTTCCCGGACAGCAAGTTCATCCTGACCGAGCGCGACTCGGACGCCTGGTTCGCCTCGATGTGTAATTTCCACCGGAAGGTCTTCCAGGCCGGGGAGATGTCGAAGCTCACGGAAGAGGACATCCGGGACCGGTTCACCTACCTCTATCCCGGCTACGTCCACGACACCAAGACGATGCTGTTGAGCGTCTTCCGCGGCGGAGAGCGGGAGGTCCGGTGGGACAAGCTCTACGACAAGGACTACTACGTCGGGATGTACGAATCCCGGAATGCCGAGATCAAACGGTACTTCTCCAACGCCCCGGACAAGCTGCTGGTGATCGACATCACGCAGGAACAGGACACCGCGAAGATCTGCGAGTTCCTGAACATTCCGACGCACATGAAGATCGCGGTGCCGCACTCGAACCAGACGTGA
- a CDS encoding LysR family transcriptional regulator, translated as MDTDDLQTFVDVADAGGVSAAARRLGVSKSIVSRRLLRLEAELGVQLLSRSTRGAALTEAGATFRDHAARVCAELDVAREAILPNGDLRGRLRVSAPLSFAPTYFAPLLAEMARRHPLLHIHASYTDRFVDLIAEGFDCAIRVGHLQDSDLIARRVGPVFGKFVASPAYIEAHGAPQTAAELLTHHALMQGTESWRLMDGDRIVTVRPQGRFKADSGTALAAAAVAGLGIAALPDCLTDEYMASGALVQVMTNHPPPPAGVYLMRPPGQHPARKIRVLTELLVEFFEKD; from the coding sequence ATGGACACCGATGACCTGCAGACCTTCGTGGACGTGGCCGACGCGGGCGGCGTCTCCGCCGCCGCGCGGCGACTCGGCGTGTCCAAGTCCATCGTCAGCCGCCGGCTCCTCCGGCTGGAGGCGGAGCTTGGCGTCCAGCTGTTGTCGCGCTCGACCCGCGGCGCGGCCCTGACAGAGGCCGGGGCGACGTTCCGGGACCATGCGGCGCGGGTCTGCGCGGAACTGGATGTGGCGCGCGAAGCCATCCTGCCGAACGGCGATCTGCGCGGCCGCCTGCGGGTTTCGGCACCGCTGTCCTTCGCCCCGACCTATTTCGCGCCGCTGCTCGCAGAGATGGCGCGGCGTCACCCGCTGCTGCACATCCATGCCTCCTATACCGACCGCTTCGTGGATCTGATCGCCGAGGGCTTCGACTGCGCGATCCGGGTCGGCCATCTTCAGGATTCGGACCTGATCGCCCGGCGGGTCGGGCCGGTGTTCGGCAAGTTCGTGGCGAGCCCGGCCTATATCGAGGCCCATGGCGCGCCGCAGACCGCCGCCGAACTGCTGACCCACCATGCGCTCATGCAGGGGACGGAGAGCTGGCGGCTGATGGATGGCGACCGGATCGTCACGGTCCGGCCCCAGGGCCGCTTCAAGGCCGACAGCGGCACAGCGCTCGCCGCCGCCGCGGTCGCCGGGCTCGGCATCGCCGCCCTGCCCGACTGCCTGACCGACGAGTACATGGCCTCAGGCGCGTTGGTACAGGTCATGACGAACCACCCGCCGCCACCGGCGGGCGTCTATCTCATGCGCCCGCCCGGCCAGCATCCGGCCCGCAAGATCCGGGTCCTGACGGAGCTGCTGGTGGAGTTCTTCGAGAAGGATTAG
- a CDS encoding aspartate/glutamate racemase family protein, whose product MPVGRGAADLLRGALTLSAADQGSGHSILLLNPNSTRASTDLMGAFAQEALGPDWTVRLKTNEDAPPIITDMAGAERATASLLRLFRDGLDPCEGVILSAFLDPGLEDLRALLDVPVVGIAEAAMQAAGRHGRFAILSTTPDLNEHLRALAVVYGEGDRLVDILRIKGDPYKVMGDPELLMATLREMLAEATGTLEVDAVIVGGGPLAQAARALGAEASLPIVEPVPAAALALKALIEADGA is encoded by the coding sequence GTGCCTGTGGGAAGGGGCGCAGCCGATCTCCTTCGAGGAGCGCTGACCCTGTCCGCCGCCGATCAAGGCTCCGGCCACAGCATCCTGCTGCTGAACCCGAACAGCACGCGGGCCTCCACCGATCTGATGGGCGCGTTCGCCCAGGAAGCGCTCGGCCCCGACTGGACGGTCCGGCTGAAGACCAACGAGGACGCGCCGCCGATCATCACCGACATGGCCGGCGCGGAGCGGGCGACCGCCTCGCTCCTGAGGCTGTTCCGCGACGGGCTCGACCCCTGCGAGGGGGTGATCCTGTCGGCGTTCCTGGATCCCGGGCTGGAGGATCTGAGGGCATTGCTGGACGTGCCGGTGGTCGGCATCGCCGAGGCCGCCATGCAGGCCGCGGGGCGCCATGGCCGCTTCGCCATCCTGTCGACCACCCCCGACCTGAACGAGCACCTGCGGGCGTTGGCCGTCGTCTATGGCGAGGGCGACCGGCTGGTCGACATCCTGCGGATCAAGGGCGACCCCTACAAGGTGATGGGCGACCCGGAACTGTTGATGGCGACCCTGCGGGAGATGCTGGCCGAAGCGACCGGGACGCTGGAGGTGGACGCGGTGATCGTCGGCGGCGGGCCGCTGGCCCAGGCGGCGCGCGCGCTCGGCGCGGAGGCCAGCCTGCCGATCGTGGAACCGGTTCCGGCCGCCGCCCTGGCCCTGAAGGCGCTGATTGAGGCCGACGGCGCATGA